CGCGCGTTGGCTGCGGAGCCTGGGTTTCCCGTATATGACGGGCGTTGCGCAGAAGCGGCAATTTCGCGGACAGCCGCGTTCGATCTCGATGAGGTGCATGTCCCCGAACTCCGCAGCCATCGAGTAGATGATGGTCTCGGTCTTGAAGGGGTCGAGCGATTCGATGTGACGCCGTGCGATCGGTTTCTTCGAGGGCCCGATCATCACCCCGGGTATCTGCTCAAGCTCCGCGATCGCGTCCATCTTCGTGAGTCTCGCCTCCATGATCGGGATGACCCTGTCTGCGAATGCCTCGAATTCGCCGAGAAAGACCGCGTCCGCGATCAGGGATAGCGGCAAGGGGTTGAGGGTGGGTGCGGCTCCGCCCGCGATTATCAAAGGATGATCGTCCGTCCTCTCGGCTGCCCTGTGCGGGATGCGGGAGATCGTAAGCGCAGGGATGATGTTGAGGTAGTCGTTTTCAAAGGAGCAGGTGAGCGCGATCGCGTCGAAATCAGAAAGCGGCCTCTGCGACTCGATCGAGAGCACCGGGGTTCCGGTCGTCCTGTGCTCCGCCATATCGAATTTCCCCGGCATGAAGGCCCTCTCGCAGGCTATGGCCGGGCTCGCGTTCAAGATGCGGTATATGGAGTGGACGGCCAGATTGCCCATGCCGACGCTGTAAACGTTGGGATAGAGCAGGGCCGCGGAGCACTTGCCGCCCCAGTCCTTTGCCAGGGCTCCCTGCTCCTGCGAGGCGAGTTTCTTGAGCTTTTCTCTGATCTTCCAAGTCATCCGCCCTTACAGACCACATCGGAATCGGCCTTGCAATGCCCCAGGTGGCCTACTATGGATTGCCTCCCATGCAGGTCATAGGGTGGCTACATAGGCGCGAGGCGCAGAAGAGGGCCGAGGAGATTCTCTCCGAGTGCTGTCATAGACTTGCCCTCGGCAAGAAGAGCTTGGGCAAGAGCGGGAGGGAGTGGATCGCAAGGCGCCGTTGGAAAGAGGACCCTGATGAGATGAAGAGGGCGATCTACTTCGCGGCGCTGGCTGCGAGGGACGGCACAGTGGAGGCGGCGCACTTCCCGCCGCGCTGTGTTAAGGACCACGAGGCCCATGTGAAGGCGAGCTTCGAACAGATGTCTCTGGAGCAGGTGGTGGGACAGAAGGTATGCCACTTCTTCGAGAGGCTCGGCGACGTCGAGGTGAACTCGGTTCATCGCATCGTGATCGAGCAGGTGGAGAGGCCGCTCATCGAACGCTGCCTTGCGTGGGCTGATGGCAATCAGCTCAAGGCTGCGCGCGTGCTCGGCATCAACCGGAACACGCTGAGAAAGAAGATCAGGGAACTGGGCGTCAAGATATGAACTCCGCCAAGGATCAAATCAAAGGGCTGTACGCGATAGCGGACAGCGCGTTCTGTCCGGACGGCTCGCTGCCTGCGCTCGTGCGCGGATTTCTCGATGGCGGATGCAAAACAGTGCAGCTTCGGATGAAGGGGACGGACGAAGTCGCTTGCTCTCGGATGGCGATGCAGAATGCGGTCGAGATCATGAAGCTCAAGTCCGGGTACGACTTCACGTTCATCGTCAACGACCATGTCGACGTGGCGCTTGAGACGGGCGCGGACGGCGTGCACGTGGGCGAATTCGACGAGCCCGTGCGCTCCATCAAGGAGAGGGCGCCGGGGCTCGTGGTCGGGTATTCATCGCACTCGATCGATGAGGCAAGGCGGGCTGCGGCCGCGGGCGCGGACTATGTCGCGTTCGGGGCGATCTACCCCACGCGCACCAAGGGCCCCGGCCACCCGGTGCAGGGGATCGGCCGACTCAGGGAACTCGTGCAATCGGTCCGCGTCCCCGTCGTCGCGATCGGCGGCATAGGCCGCGCGAACATCGACGAGGCGCTTTCCACCGGCGTGCGCTCGGTGGCGATGATCAGCGCTATCTCTCAGGCGCCGGATGTGACGGCTGAAACCGCATGGTTCGTGAAAAGGATGAAGGATTTATGACATCGAAGCGGACAGTCCTTGCTATCGGCGGCTCGGATCCATCGGGCGGCGCAGGCGTGCAGGCGGACCTCAAGACGCTCGCCGACCTTGGCATCGACGCCATCTCCGCGATCACCGCGATCACCGCCCAGGACGACGAGAGGGTGCTCTCCATCCATCCCACGCCGGCCGACGTTCTCACGCAGCAGCTCGCCACCGCGTGCGCCGGTCGCGAGATCGCGGCGATCAAGATCGGCATGGTCGCCACCAAATCCAACGTGCGTGCGCTCGCCTGGTTCTTGAGGGGGATGGATGTGCAGAACATCGTCATCGATCCGGTGCTCCACTCCTCGTCGGGATCCGCTCTTCTGGATGGGGACGCGCTGCCGCTCTTCAAACAGCAGCTGCTGCCGCTGGCGACCGTCATCACCCCGAATATTCCGGAGTCCTCCGCGCTCGCGGGCATGCAGGTGACGAGCCTCGACGCCATGCGCAAGGCCGCGGAGTCGATTCACCAGGGTGTGCTCAAGATGCGCGACAAGATCCACAAGCCGCTGGCGATCGTCGTCAAGGGGGGGCATCTCTCCGGCGATGCGATCGACGTGCTCTTCGACGGCGAGAAGTATCATTCCTTCTCGGCGCCGCGCATAGAGGGGAAGTCTCCGCGCGGGACCGGCTGCCGCTTCGCCTCCGCCATCGCCGCAAACCTGGCAAAGGGCGAGGCCTTGACCTCCGCGGTCAGCAGGGCGAAAGAATATATGGCTTGGTATATCGAGAAAGCCCTCTGATCATCTCTTGCCGAAGACCATGGTGCGGTACGGCGCTTT
This portion of the bacterium genome encodes:
- a CDS encoding radical SAM protein, with the protein product MTWKIREKLKKLASQEQGALAKDWGGKCSAALLYPNVYSVGMGNLAVHSIYRILNASPAIACERAFMPGKFDMAEHRTTGTPVLSIESQRPLSDFDAIALTCSFENDYLNIIPALTISRIPHRAAERTDDHPLIIAGGAAPTLNPLPLSLIADAVFLGEFEAFADRVIPIMEARLTKMDAIAELEQIPGVMIGPSKKPIARRHIESLDPFKTETIIYSMAAEFGDMHLIEIERGCPRNCRFCATPVIYGKPRLRSQRAIMAMVEDGIAHRRKFGLVGADILSHPKFESIAASIIERKASFSPSSVRVDAIDEGKARLLHDAGLRSIALGIEAGSEGLRRTLGKGISDERILVAAETLAQAGITRLRLYFMIGLPGETEADIAAIAPLAVKIRDAVRGKAPRSQRSTAIDLTVTPFVPKPCTPFEETTFAGEGALKRKIGELKK
- a CDS encoding helix-turn-helix domain-containing protein: MAYYGLPPMQVIGWLHRREAQKRAEEILSECCHRLALGKKSLGKSGREWIARRRWKEDPDEMKRAIYFAALAARDGTVEAAHFPPRCVKDHEAHVKASFEQMSLEQVVGQKVCHFFERLGDVEVNSVHRIVIEQVERPLIERCLAWADGNQLKAARVLGINRNTLRKKIRELGVKI
- the thiE gene encoding thiamine phosphate synthase produces the protein MNSAKDQIKGLYAIADSAFCPDGSLPALVRGFLDGGCKTVQLRMKGTDEVACSRMAMQNAVEIMKLKSGYDFTFIVNDHVDVALETGADGVHVGEFDEPVRSIKERAPGLVVGYSSHSIDEARRAAAAGADYVAFGAIYPTRTKGPGHPVQGIGRLRELVQSVRVPVVAIGGIGRANIDEALSTGVRSVAMISAISQAPDVTAETAWFVKRMKDL
- the thiD gene encoding bifunctional hydroxymethylpyrimidine kinase/phosphomethylpyrimidine kinase — protein: MTSKRTVLAIGGSDPSGGAGVQADLKTLADLGIDAISAITAITAQDDERVLSIHPTPADVLTQQLATACAGREIAAIKIGMVATKSNVRALAWFLRGMDVQNIVIDPVLHSSSGSALLDGDALPLFKQQLLPLATVITPNIPESSALAGMQVTSLDAMRKAAESIHQGVLKMRDKIHKPLAIVVKGGHLSGDAIDVLFDGEKYHSFSAPRIEGKSPRGTGCRFASAIAANLAKGEALTSAVSRAKEYMAWYIEKAL